From one Synechocystis sp. PCC 6803 substr. PCC-P genomic stretch:
- a CDS encoding DUF4129 domain-containing protein — protein sequence MDTTYQKSNLAWELQQLTQNGREWLAWQTDRLWQGVPPIPGLDIPNWEWWEELIFHGLLWLIIALVIAAIWFNRKTWQRYWQNLSNVDLNPHFSPPNPGVNHWLKAAQQAARQGDYYQACRYLYLATLQMLQEQRGLEPTPGRTDREYQQLTEQFPQAGAYDTIFTVHQELCFGQQQASLELFEDCQGAIASLERAPKTRTDQRKFAGS from the coding sequence ATGGACACCACCTACCAAAAAAGTAACCTTGCCTGGGAATTGCAACAGTTAACCCAAAATGGACGGGAATGGCTGGCTTGGCAGACCGATCGCCTGTGGCAGGGAGTGCCGCCGATACCAGGGCTGGACATTCCCAATTGGGAGTGGTGGGAAGAGTTAATTTTCCACGGCTTACTCTGGTTAATTATTGCCTTGGTGATCGCCGCTATTTGGTTTAACCGCAAAACTTGGCAGAGATATTGGCAGAATCTGAGCAACGTTGATCTCAATCCCCATTTTTCGCCCCCAAATCCCGGAGTTAACCATTGGCTCAAAGCTGCTCAGCAGGCCGCCCGCCAAGGAGATTATTACCAAGCCTGCCGATATTTGTACTTGGCCACGTTGCAAATGTTGCAGGAGCAAAGAGGTTTAGAACCGACACCGGGGAGAACTGACCGGGAATATCAACAGTTAACGGAACAATTTCCCCAGGCCGGCGCCTACGACACCATTTTCACCGTCCATCAGGAACTCTGTTTTGGCCAGCAACAGGCTTCCCTAGAGTTATTTGAAGATTGCCAAGGGGCGATCGCATCTTTGGAACGGGCTCCGAAAACAAGGACGGATCAGCGAAAATTTGCTGGGTCTTGA
- a CDS encoding glutathione S-transferase family protein, with the protein MITPLSWQALAELSDYQVDTVNGPTNAQATLRLFGQSKESLQVTLYRDNHAWCPYCQKVWLWLEEKQIPYRIKKVTMFCYGEKEDWYKKLVPSGMLPALELDGRFYTESDDILIALEKAFGPLLWAMEDPLVLPLRKLERLLFRAWCNWLCYPAMFPGADQRNQQQFQQVVNQVEKALEKLPGPYFLPEFSTADIVFVPYVERMNASLFYYKGYSLREDNPRLKDWFAALETRMTYRGTQSDFHTHAHDLPPQMGGCYSNGSVQAQQNQQRVDNGPWFGLPDATCPEPENVKQEAIARVVKHHENIIKVNAHNQGEKFDQALRCALTLLATGEKCAAPQGTDQALRYLRDRINVPRDMSIYAAKHLRQALETTASLVGDSEGEPIPVRHRRDQDPANFR; encoded by the coding sequence ATGATTACTCCCCTTTCTTGGCAAGCTTTAGCTGAACTATCCGACTATCAGGTGGATACGGTTAATGGTCCCACCAATGCCCAGGCAACTCTGAGATTATTTGGACAATCAAAGGAGTCTTTACAAGTTACTCTTTATCGCGATAACCATGCCTGGTGCCCCTATTGTCAAAAAGTTTGGTTATGGTTAGAAGAAAAGCAAATTCCTTACCGAATCAAAAAGGTGACCATGTTTTGCTATGGGGAAAAGGAGGATTGGTATAAAAAATTAGTGCCATCGGGAATGTTGCCTGCCTTGGAACTGGATGGTAGATTTTACACTGAAAGCGATGATATTTTAATAGCCTTAGAAAAAGCTTTTGGACCATTGCTTTGGGCGATGGAAGATCCATTGGTATTACCCCTTAGAAAACTAGAAAGGTTACTGTTTCGAGCCTGGTGTAATTGGCTCTGCTACCCTGCCATGTTTCCCGGTGCTGATCAACGGAATCAACAACAGTTTCAACAGGTGGTGAATCAAGTGGAAAAAGCATTGGAAAAATTACCTGGCCCGTATTTCTTACCAGAATTTAGCACTGCTGACATCGTTTTTGTTCCCTACGTGGAGCGCATGAATGCGAGCTTGTTTTATTACAAAGGTTATTCCCTAAGGGAGGATAATCCCCGCTTAAAAGACTGGTTTGCGGCGCTGGAAACCCGGATGACCTATAGGGGTACCCAGAGTGATTTCCATACCCATGCCCATGATTTGCCGCCCCAAATGGGTGGTTGTTACTCCAACGGTAGTGTCCAGGCCCAGCAGAATCAACAGCGGGTGGACAACGGCCCTTGGTTTGGTTTACCCGATGCCACCTGCCCGGAACCGGAAAATGTTAAGCAAGAGGCGATCGCCAGGGTGGTGAAACACCACGAAAATATTATTAAGGTCAATGCCCATAACCAGGGGGAAAAGTTTGATCAAGCTCTGCGCTGTGCGTTGACCCTACTGGCCACGGGGGAAAAATGTGCGGCACCCCAGGGTACAGACCAAGCATTGCGTTATCTGCGGGATCGGATTAATGTGCCCAGGGATATGTCCATTTATGCAGCTAAACATCTTCGTCAAGCTTTGGAAACCACCGCCAGTTTAGTGGGGGACAGCGAAGGAGAACCCATTCCAGTGCGCCACCGCCGGGATCAAGACCCAGCAAATTTTCGCTGA